In Campylobacter vicugnae, a genomic segment contains:
- the rpsH gene encoding 30S ribosomal protein S8 yields MINDLISDGLTRIRNAAMRRLDTTQLLHSNVVEATLKILAQKGYIESYNVIEENNKKFINVVLKYDERGRSVINELKRVSKPGRRVYQGKDEIKRFKNGYGTIIVSTSKGVLSNDEAHKAGVGGEVLCSVW; encoded by the coding sequence ATGATAAATGATTTAATTTCAGATGGATTAACACGCATTAGAAATGCAGCTATGAGAAGATTAGATACAACTCAACTTTTACACTCAAATGTTGTTGAGGCTACTCTAAAAATTCTAGCGCAAAAAGGTTATATCGAGAGCTATAATGTAATTGAAGAGAATAATAAAAAATTCATTAATGTAGTTCTAAAATATGATGAGCGTGGCAGAAGCGTGATAAATGAGCTAAAAAGAGTTTCAAAACCAGGAAGAAGAGTTTATCAAGGTAAAGATGAAATTAAAAGATTCAAAAATGGTTATGGAACAATCATCGTTAGTACTAGCAAGGGCGTTTTAAGCAATGATGAAGCGCATAAAGCTGGTGTTGGCGGCGAAGTACTTTGCAGCGTTTGGTAA
- the secY gene encoding preprotein translocase subunit SecY has protein sequence MNRALINKILITLGFLFAYRVLAYVPVPGVNIDVIREFFTSNSSNALGMFNMFSGGAAERLSIISLGIMPYITASIIMELLAATFPNLGKMKKERDGMQKYMQIIRYATIVITVIQAIGVSIGLQSLTGRDGASAIMIDMNLFIGISCVSMLTGTMLLMWIGEQITQRGIGNGISLIIFAGIVSGIPSAIGGTIDLVNTGELNFLVVIAIALVILATVGVVIYVEMGERRVPISYSRKTVMQNQNKRIMNYIPIKVNLSGVIPPIFASAILMFPGTILQASTNEFIVAINDFLNPNSYFFNILTFLFILFFAYFYASITFNAKDISENLKRQGGFIPGVRPGESTANFLNEVASRLTLTGSIYLGLISTLPWVLVKFMGVPFYFGGTSVLIVVQVALDTMRKIEAQVYMSKYQTLSAVGL, from the coding sequence ATGAACAGAGCATTAATCAACAAGATATTAATTACGCTTGGATTTTTGTTTGCTTATCGGGTGCTGGCTTATGTGCCAGTACCTGGTGTAAATATTGATGTTATTAGGGAATTTTTCACTTCAAATAGTTCAAATGCACTTGGTATGTTTAATATGTTTAGCGGTGGCGCTGCTGAGCGTTTAAGCATTATCTCACTAGGTATTATGCCTTATATTACAGCTTCTATTATTATGGAGCTTTTGGCAGCTACATTTCCAAATTTAGGTAAAATGAAAAAAGAGCGTGATGGTATGCAAAAATATATGCAAATTATCCGCTATGCTACTATAGTAATCACTGTTATACAAGCTATTGGTGTAAGTATTGGCTTGCAAAGTTTAACTGGTAGAGACGGTGCAAGTGCTATAATGATAGATATGAATTTATTTATTGGTATTAGCTGTGTTTCTATGCTAACTGGTACAATGCTGCTTATGTGGATAGGTGAGCAAATTACTCAAAGAGGCATTGGAAATGGTATAAGTCTTATCATTTTTGCTGGTATAGTAAGCGGTATTCCAAGTGCTATTGGTGGTACGATTGATTTAGTAAATACTGGCGAGTTAAATTTCTTAGTAGTTATCGCAATTGCTTTAGTGATATTAGCTACTGTAGGCGTGGTAATTTATGTAGAAATGGGCGAGAGAAGAGTGCCAATTTCATATTCTCGTAAGACTGTTATGCAAAATCAAAATAAGAGAATAATGAACTATATTCCAATTAAAGTAAATCTTAGTGGTGTTATTCCACCAATTTTTGCTAGTGCTATTTTAATGTTCCCTGGGACAATTTTGCAGGCAAGTACAAATGAGTTTATAGTAGCTATCAATGATTTTTTAAATCCAAATAGTTACTTTTTTAATATTTTAACATTTTTGTTTATTCTATTTTTTGCATATTTTTACGCTTCGATTACATTTAATGCAAAAGATATAAGCGAAAATTTAAAAAGACAAGGTGGATTTATCCCTGGTGTTAGACCTGGTGAAAGTACAGCTAATTTCTTAAATGAAGTAGCAAGTAGGCTTACATTAACTGGTTCTATATATTTAGGTCTTATCTCGACTCTGCCTTGGGTTTTAGTTAAATTTATGGGCGTACCATTTTATTTTGGTGGTACATCTGTGCTAATCGTAGTTCAAGTAGCGCTTGATACAATGAGAAAGATAGAAGCTCAAGTATATATGAGCAAGTATCAAACTCTAAGTGCAGTTGGACTATAA
- the rpsK gene encoding 30S ribosomal protein S11 encodes MAKRKVIKKKVVKKNIARGIVYVSATFNNTMVTVTDEMGNAIAWSSAGGLGFKGSKKSTPYAAQQAVEDALSKAKEHGIKEVGIKVQGPGSGRETAVKSIGAVEGIKVLYLKDITPLAHNGCRPPKRRRV; translated from the coding sequence ATGGCAAAAAGAAAAGTAATTAAGAAAAAAGTAGTTAAAAAAAATATAGCTAGAGGTATCGTATATGTCTCTGCTACATTTAATAATACAATGGTTACAGTTACTGATGAAATGGGCAATGCTATTGCATGGAGCAGTGCGGGTGGTTTAGGCTTTAAAGGTAGCAAAAAATCAACTCCGTATGCAGCTCAACAAGCCGTAGAAGATGCACTATCAAAAGCTAAAGAACACGGCATTAAAGAAGTTGGTATCAAAGTTCAAGGCCCAGGTAGCGGTAGAGAAACAGCAGTAAAAAGTATCGGTGCAGTAGAAGGAATTAAGGTGCTATATCTAAAAGATATAACTCCACTAGCTCACAATGGCTGCAGACCACCAAAACGCCGCCGCGTGTAA
- the rplO gene encoding 50S ribosomal protein L15: MGLENLQKAAGSTRNTKRIGRGQGSGWGKTATKGGKGQTARKGYNEKRGFEGGQQPLQRRLPKVGFTSKFEKPYAISIDKNPAIKELSEITLDTLKTVHKFSNSIKKVKLIGAGAKDLASKIKDENIKVTGNN, encoded by the coding sequence ATGGGATTAGAAAATTTACAAAAAGCCGCAGGCTCAACTCGCAATACTAAAAGAATTGGTCGTGGACAAGGTAGTGGCTGGGGTAAAACAGCTACAAAAGGTGGTAAAGGTCAAACAGCTAGAAAAGGTTATAATGAAAAAAGAGGTTTTGAAGGCGGTCAGCAACCACTTCAAAGAAGACTACCAAAAGTAGGCTTTACTTCTAAATTTGAAAAACCATATGCAATTAGCATTGACAAAAACCCTGCTATTAAAGAGTTAAGCGAGATCACACTAGATACTCTTAAAACAGTACATAAATTCTCAAATAGCATCAAAAAAGTTAAACTAATTGGTGCTGGAGCTAAAGATTTAGCTTCTAAAATTAAAGATGAGAATATAAAGGTAACTGGAAATAACTAA
- the rpmJ gene encoding 50S ribosomal protein L36, translating to MKVRPSVKKMCDKCKIVKRKGIVHVICENPKHKQRQG from the coding sequence ATGAAAGTTCGTCCTTCTGTAAAGAAGATGTGTGACAAATGTAAAATTGTCAAACGCAAAGGCATAGTGCATGTAATTTGCGAAAATCCAAAACATAAACAAAGACAAGGATAA
- the rplQ gene encoding 50S ribosomal protein L17, with protein sequence MRHNHGYRKLGRTSSHRAALLKNLTIAIVKAGRIETTLPKAKELRSYVEKLITRARKGDFNAHKYVFAYLQDKEATNKLVTEIAPKYVNRNGGYTRIIKTRVRKGDAAEMAYIELVSE encoded by the coding sequence ATGAGACATAATCACGGATATAGAAAACTAGGCCGCACTAGCTCTCACCGTGCTGCTTTGCTTAAAAACCTTACGATTGCAATCGTTAAGGCTGGTAGAATTGAAACTACACTGCCAAAAGCAAAAGAGCTAAGAAGCTACGTAGAGAAATTAATCACAAGAGCTAGAAAAGGCGACTTCAATGCTCATAAATATGTATTTGCATATTTACAAGATAAAGAAGCTACTAATAAACTAGTAACTGAAATTGCACCAAAATATGTAAATAGAAATGGTGGCTACACTAGAATCATCAAAACACGCGTTAGAAAAGGCGATGCTGCTGAAATGGCTTATATCGAGCTAGTTTCTGAATAA
- the rplF gene encoding 50S ribosomal protein L6, with amino-acid sequence MSRIGKQPISIPSGLDVSLNGSVLVFKKGNATKELDTKGNVNVEVKDGNITFASKGDDRQSRAYWGTYRALANNIVIGLTAGFTRQLEINGVGYKAAAKDKVLELALGFSHPINYELPEGVEVSVEKNIITIKGSDKQVVGQVAAEVRGFRPPEPYKGKGVKYVEERIIRKAGKTSKK; translated from the coding sequence ATGTCAAGAATTGGAAAACAGCCAATATCTATTCCAAGTGGTTTAGATGTTAGTTTAAATGGTTCAGTTTTAGTGTTTAAAAAGGGCAATGCTACTAAAGAATTAGACACTAAAGGTAATGTTAATGTAGAAGTTAAAGATGGTAATATCACATTTGCTAGCAAAGGTGATGATAGACAAAGTAGAGCATACTGGGGTACATACCGTGCGTTAGCTAATAATATAGTAATTGGCTTAACAGCTGGATTTACTAGACAATTAGAGATTAATGGTGTTGGTTATAAAGCTGCAGCAAAAGATAAAGTACTAGAACTAGCTCTAGGTTTTTCACATCCTATTAACTACGAACTTCCTGAAGGTGTTGAAGTAAGCGTTGAGAAAAACATTATCACTATTAAAGGTAGCGATAAACAAGTAGTTGGCCAAGTAGCAGCTGAAGTAAGAGGCTTTAGACCGCCAGAGCCATATAAAGGCAAAGGTGTTAAATATGTCGAAGAGCGCATAATCCGTAAAGCCGGTAAAACATCTAAGAAATAA
- the hcp gene encoding hydroxylamine reductase, producing the protein MDLEMFCHQCEMSANDGCGSKGQSMGTCGKDATLARLQDMMIFALKGLSAYRHHANELGANTKNVDDIMAQTLYFTLTNMNFNFDQHIEQLLKVGKAGVEVMDILSNAHTNKFGIPAPVKISQNKAEGKAILVSGHNLHALKELLEQTKDKGINIYTHSEMLPAHGYPELKKYPHLKGNLGKAWFDQTDLFNKFGGAILMTTNCIVPLRKSATYSDRLFGYDIASTKGIAHINGDDFTPLINKALELDDVKGFDSDEVISTGHHYKAILPMAGEILEAIKSGKIRRFFVIAGCDAPGKGREYYRELALSVPKDCVILTSSCGKFRFNDIDFGLIEGTNIPRYLDLGQCNDSNGGVKIAMALSEATGIAINDLPLSIVLMWMEQKAIIILVALLYLGVKNIHIGPSLPQFLNSEILNFLVEKYNLSLIGKDPKADLEKFLNS; encoded by the coding sequence ATGGATTTAGAGATGTTTTGTCATCAGTGCGAGATGAGTGCAAATGATGGCTGTGGCTCTAAGGGGCAAAGTATGGGAACCTGTGGTAAAGATGCTACGCTAGCAAGACTACAAGATATGATGATATTTGCCCTAAAGGGCTTAAGTGCGTACCGCCATCATGCAAATGAATTAGGGGCCAATACAAAAAATGTAGATGATATAATGGCTCAAACTCTATATTTTACACTTACAAATATGAATTTCAATTTCGATCAGCACATTGAACAGCTACTAAAAGTAGGCAAGGCTGGTGTAGAAGTTATGGATATTTTAAGCAATGCTCATACTAACAAATTTGGTATTCCAGCTCCTGTGAAAATCAGTCAAAACAAAGCAGAAGGCAAAGCTATTTTAGTAAGCGGACATAATCTTCATGCGTTAAAAGAGTTGCTAGAACAGACTAAAGATAAAGGAATTAATATCTATACTCACTCTGAAATGCTTCCAGCACATGGTTATCCAGAGCTTAAAAAGTATCCACACTTAAAAGGAAATTTAGGTAAGGCATGGTTTGATCAAACTGATCTTTTTAATAAATTTGGTGGAGCTATCTTAATGACTACAAACTGCATTGTTCCACTTCGTAAAAGTGCTACATATAGCGATAGATTGTTTGGATATGATATTGCAAGTACTAAAGGCATAGCTCATATTAATGGTGATGATTTTACTCCGCTAATTAATAAGGCTTTAGAGCTTGATGATGTCAAAGGCTTTGATAGTGATGAAGTAATCAGCACAGGTCATCACTATAAGGCTATTTTGCCTATGGCTGGTGAGATTTTAGAAGCGATTAAAAGTGGTAAAATTCGTAGATTTTTTGTTATAGCAGGATGCGATGCACCAGGCAAAGGTAGAGAGTATTATAGAGAGCTAGCTCTTAGTGTGCCAAAAGATTGCGTGATATTAACTTCAAGCTGTGGTAAATTCAGATTTAATGATATAGATTTTGGTCTAATTGAAGGGACAAATATCCCAAGATATTTAGATTTAGGTCAGTGCAATGATAGTAATGGTGGAGTAAAAATAGCTATGGCTTTAAGCGAAGCTACTGGAATTGCTATAAATGATTTACCACTTTCAATAGTGCTAATGTGGATGGAGCAAAAAGCTATAATAATCTTAGTAGCGCTCTTATATTTGGGTGTAAAAAATATACATATAGGACCTAGTTTGCCACAATTTTTAAATAGCGAAATACTAAATTTCTTAGTAGAAAAATATAATTTATCGCTAATTGGCAAAGATCCAAAAGCGGATTTAGAGAAGTTTTTAAACTCTTAA
- the rpsE gene encoding 30S ribosomal protein S5, which translates to MEKYNREEFEEVIVDIGRVTKVVKGGRRFRFTALVVVGDKKGRVGFGFGKAKEVPDAMRKATDDAFKNIVEVKLKGSTIPHDIEVKYNASRILLKPASEGTGVIAGGGARPVVELAGIKNILTKSLGSNNSANVVRATIKALSMLKG; encoded by the coding sequence ATGGAAAAGTATAATAGAGAAGAATTCGAAGAAGTAATCGTCGATATTGGTCGCGTTACTAAGGTTGTTAAAGGCGGTAGAAGATTTAGATTTACAGCTCTTGTTGTTGTAGGTGATAAAAAAGGACGCGTAGGCTTTGGTTTTGGTAAAGCTAAAGAGGTTCCAGATGCTATGAGAAAAGCAACTGATGATGCGTTTAAAAATATCGTTGAAGTTAAATTAAAAGGAAGTACTATTCCTCACGATATCGAAGTTAAATACAACGCAAGTAGAATTCTACTAAAACCAGCTAGCGAAGGTACCGGAGTTATCGCTGGTGGTGGCGCTCGTCCAGTTGTAGAGTTAGCAGGTATTAAAAACATACTTACTAAATCTCTTGGTTCAAACAACTCTGCAAATGTTGTTCGTGCTACAATTAAAGCGTTAAGTATGCTAAAAGGTTAA
- the rpsD gene encoding 30S ribosomal protein S4, with protein sequence MARYRGPVEKLERRLGVSLALKGERRLAGKSAVEKRPYAPGQHGQRKAKISEYGLQLREKQKAKFMYGVSEKQFRRLFAEAARREGNTGALLISLLEQRLDNVVYRMGFASTRRFARQLVTHGHILVNGKRVDIPSYRVRAGEKIEIIEKSKENPQIVRAIELTNQTGMVAWVDVEKDKKYGIFTRIPEREEVIIPVEERYIVELYSK encoded by the coding sequence ATGGCAAGATATAGAGGACCAGTTGAAAAATTAGAAAGACGCCTAGGTGTATCTCTTGCACTTAAGGGCGAAAGAAGACTAGCTGGCAAGAGCGCAGTAGAAAAAAGACCATACGCTCCAGGCCAACACGGACAAAGAAAAGCAAAAATTAGCGAATATGGTTTGCAACTAAGAGAAAAACAAAAAGCTAAATTTATGTATGGTGTAAGCGAAAAGCAATTTAGAAGATTATTTGCCGAAGCTGCAAGAAGAGAAGGGAATACTGGTGCGCTTCTTATCTCTTTACTAGAACAAAGATTAGATAATGTAGTTTATAGAATGGGTTTTGCATCTACTCGTAGATTTGCAAGACAACTAGTAACTCACGGTCATATCCTTGTAAATGGTAAAAGAGTTGATATCCCATCATACAGAGTAAGAGCTGGTGAAAAGATAGAAATTATTGAAAAAAGCAAAGAAAATCCACAAATCGTTCGCGCTATTGAACTTACTAATCAAACAGGTATGGTAGCTTGGGTTGATGTAGAAAAAGATAAAAAATATGGAATTTTCACTAGAATTCCAGAACGTGAAGAGGTTATCATTCCAGTTGAGGAAAGATATATAGTCGAGCTTTACTCTAAATAA
- a CDS encoding DNA-directed RNA polymerase subunit alpha yields MRKITTSAYMPTDIEVIPVSENVAKIVAYPFETGYAVTLAHPLRRLLYTSTVGFAPTAVKIEGVSHEFDSMRGMLEDVTLFIINLKNLRFKLKNDSEHEVIEYSFKGPKEITGADLCNDIVEIVNPESYLATINEDAELTFSLVIEKGIGYVPSEEIRESVESGYIALDAFFTPVKHAVYEIENVLVEDNPDYEKIVLTITTDGQVSPLEAFKNSIEAMYKQMAIFNNILNIDINMAMTSSQGSSEHSKLLENIENLNLSARSFNCLDKAEIKFIGELALMEESELKELKNLGKKSLDEIKAVMAEIGYPFGENKLGDSKESLRKKIAELKS; encoded by the coding sequence ATGAGAAAGATAACAACATCAGCTTACATGCCTACTGATATAGAGGTTATCCCAGTAAGTGAAAATGTAGCTAAAATAGTAGCATATCCGTTTGAAACTGGTTATGCAGTTACTCTAGCTCATCCGCTTCGCAGACTACTTTATACAAGTACAGTTGGATTTGCTCCAACTGCTGTTAAAATCGAGGGTGTATCTCACGAATTTGATAGTATGCGTGGTATGCTAGAAGATGTAACGCTATTTATCATAAATCTTAAAAATTTACGTTTTAAGCTTAAAAACGATTCAGAGCATGAAGTTATAGAGTATAGCTTTAAAGGACCAAAAGAGATTACAGGCGCAGATCTATGCAATGATATAGTTGAGATAGTAAATCCTGAATCATATCTAGCTACGATCAATGAAGATGCTGAATTAACTTTTTCTTTGGTAATAGAAAAAGGTATTGGCTATGTGCCTAGTGAAGAGATTAGAGAGAGCGTAGAGAGTGGCTATATTGCACTTGATGCATTCTTTACTCCTGTTAAGCATGCGGTCTATGAGATTGAAAATGTTTTGGTTGAAGATAATCCAGACTATGAAAAAATTGTTCTTACTATAACTACAGATGGTCAGGTATCACCTTTAGAAGCGTTTAAAAACTCAATCGAGGCTATGTATAAGCAAATGGCTATATTTAACAATATTTTAAATATAGATATAAATATGGCTATGACATCATCTCAAGGCTCTAGTGAGCATTCAAAACTTCTAGAGAACATTGAGAATTTAAATCTATCAGCTAGAAGCTTTAATTGCCTAGATAAAGCTGAGATTAAATTTATCGGTGAACTTGCTTTAATGGAAGAGAGTGAGCTAAAAGAACTTAAAAATCTAGGTAAAAAATCTCTTGATGAGATTAAAGCTGTAATGGCTGAAATTGGCTATCCATTTGGTGAAAATAAGCTAGGTGATAGCAAAGAATCGCTCAGAAAAAAGATAGCTGAGTTAAAATCATAA
- a CDS encoding Crp/Fnr family transcriptional regulator: MINDLKDKLKRLGVVSQDLDRIEEFLQIRKFNDGELLTKSHYGLLIIGSGRLRVYTIFGSQEKTILTLEKGDEWVICQICTQKSLQLELNLQALGDLEIITIPDNIFRGLREKYPKLSEYILTIFAKQFAKSIEVASKSKTIPFRDRLVEFIKNNAINGSIDITHQQIANHLGVTRESVSKNLKQLEKNGFLTLLRGKIFLKNVK; encoded by the coding sequence ATGATAAATGATTTAAAAGATAAACTCAAAAGACTTGGTGTAGTTTCGCAGGATTTAGATAGAATAGAAGAATTTTTGCAAATTAGAAAATTTAACGATGGTGAGCTACTTACAAAGAGTCATTATGGACTTTTGATAATTGGTTCTGGGCGTCTTAGAGTTTATACTATTTTTGGCAGTCAAGAAAAGACAATTCTCACCCTTGAAAAGGGTGATGAGTGGGTAATATGCCAAATTTGCACTCAAAAATCACTTCAGTTAGAGTTAAATCTTCAAGCGCTCGGTGATTTAGAAATTATTACAATTCCAGATAATATTTTTAGAGGTTTAAGGGAGAAATATCCTAAGCTTAGTGAGTATATTTTAACTATTTTTGCTAAGCAATTTGCTAAGAGTATAGAGGTGGCTTCAAAAAGTAAAACTATACCGTTTCGTGATAGGCTGGTTGAATTTATCAAAAATAATGCTATAAATGGCAGCATAGATATTACTCATCAGCAAATAGCAAATCATCTAGGCGTAACAAGAGAGAGCGTATCTAAAAATCTTAAACAGCTAGAAAAAAATGGATTTTTAACTCTGTTAAGAGGTAAAATTTTTTTAAAAAATGTGAAGTGA
- the rpsM gene encoding 30S ribosomal protein S13: MARIAGVDLPKKKRVEYGLTYIYGIGLYTSRKILDAVGISYDKRVYELSEDEAAAIRKEIQENYMVEGDLRKSVAMDIKALMDLGSFRGLRHRKGLPVRGQKTKTNARTRKGRRKTVGAATK; this comes from the coding sequence ATGGCTCGTATTGCAGGTGTTGATTTACCAAAGAAAAAAAGAGTTGAGTATGGCCTTACATATATCTATGGTATAGGTCTATATACTTCAAGAAAAATTCTTGATGCTGTAGGTATCTCTTATGATAAGAGAGTTTACGAGCTTAGCGAAGATGAAGCTGCTGCTATAAGAAAAGAGATCCAAGAAAACTATATGGTTGAAGGTGATCTAAGAAAAAGCGTAGCTATGGATATCAAAGCTTTAATGGATTTAGGTAGCTTTAGAGGCTTAAGACACAGAAAAGGTCTGCCAGTGCGTGGTCAAAAAACAAAAACTAACGCAAGAACAAGAAAAGGCAGAAGAAAAACTGTTGGTGCTGCTACTAAATAA
- the map gene encoding type I methionyl aminopeptidase, producing MAIGIKTLKEIDSMRAANKIVAATLDHLHTIIQPGISLLEIDKICEDMIIAAGAKPAFKGLYGFPNTACISVNEVVIHGIPNNYILQDGDIVSVDIGSNLNGFFGDSARTYPVGNISKSDEDLIACSKDALYYAIDEIKVGMHFKELCYKLEQFILGRGYVPLRGFCGHGIGRRPHEEPEIPNYLEGTTPKAGPKIKNGMVFCIEPMICQKDGTPKIAADKWTVTSVDGLRTSHYEHCVAVINGRAEILSVAD from the coding sequence ATGGCTATAGGTATTAAAACTTTAAAAGAGATAGATAGTATGCGCGCGGCTAATAAAATAGTCGCGGCTACTTTAGATCATCTTCACACAATCATTCAGCCTGGAATTTCGCTACTTGAAATTGATAAAATTTGCGAAGATATGATAATTGCTGCTGGAGCTAAACCTGCGTTTAAAGGGCTTTATGGATTTCCTAATACTGCTTGTATTAGCGTAAATGAAGTAGTAATACATGGGATTCCAAATAACTATATTTTGCAAGATGGTGATATAGTTTCAGTAGATATTGGTTCAAATTTAAATGGTTTTTTTGGCGATAGTGCTAGAACATATCCAGTAGGTAATATCTCAAAAAGCGATGAAGATCTCATAGCTTGTAGTAAAGACGCTCTATATTATGCTATTGATGAAATTAAAGTTGGTATGCATTTTAAAGAGCTATGTTATAAACTTGAGCAGTTTATCTTGGGTCGCGGATATGTGCCTTTAAGGGGATTTTGTGGGCATGGTATAGGTCGCAGACCTCACGAAGAACCTGAAATTCCAAACTATTTAGAAGGAACAACTCCAAAAGCTGGTCCAAAAATTAAAAATGGTATGGTGTTTTGCATTGAGCCGATGATCTGTCAAAAAGATGGAACACCAAAGATTGCAGCAGACAAATGGACAGTTACTAGCGTAGATGGATTGCGAACAAGTCACTATGAACACTGCGTAGCTGTAATAAATGGTAGGGCTGAGATACTTAGCGTAGCTGATTGA
- the rplR gene encoding 50S ribosomal protein L18, with the protein MVANVLKRKLSLRIKRKRRIRAKISGTPTCPRISIFKSNRTLYVQAIEDINATTLCASDGRKLGIKANKAGAAVLAKDIASKLDKAGIKEAVFDRNGYLYHGVVAAFAEALRENGIKL; encoded by the coding sequence ATGGTAGCAAACGTATTAAAAAGAAAATTATCTCTAAGAATTAAGAGAAAAAGAAGAATTAGAGCTAAAATTAGCGGTACTCCAACTTGCCCTAGAATTTCTATATTCAAATCTAATAGAACTCTATACGTCCAAGCGATAGAAGATATCAACGCTACAACACTTTGTGCTAGCGATGGTAGAAAACTAGGCATCAAAGCAAATAAAGCTGGCGCAGCAGTATTAGCTAAAGATATTGCTAGCAAGCTAGATAAAGCTGGAATCAAAGAAGCGGTATTTGATAGAAATGGCTATCTATATCATGGTGTAGTTGCAGCATTTGCTGAAGCTCTAAGAGAAAATGGCATTAAGCTATAA
- the infA gene encoding translation initiation factor IF-1: protein MAKDDVIEIDGNVVEALPNATFKVELDNKHIILCHIAGKMRMHYIKIMPGDRVKVELTPYSLDKGRITYRYK, encoded by the coding sequence TTGGCAAAAGATGATGTAATAGAGATAGATGGTAATGTAGTAGAGGCTTTACCTAATGCTACATTTAAAGTAGAACTTGATAATAAGCATATAATTTTATGCCATATAGCTGGTAAGATGAGAATGCACTATATCAAGATTATGCCAGGCGACAGGGTTAAGGTAGAATTAACTCCATATAGCTTAGATAAAGGTAGAATCACATATCGTTATAAATAA